The Scytonema hofmannii PCC 7110 genome includes a region encoding these proteins:
- a CDS encoding toprim domain-containing protein, producing the protein MLVKSPIKVLSLAVLEQPRAQKILYLAADSVRSLPLELLHRTANVVAAYHNDAAGKETYLVIRKVLPHTTRLKPKTKDWNEQLIDFML; encoded by the coding sequence GTGTTGGTTAAATCTCCCATTAAAGTTTTATCACTCGCTGTTTTGGAACAACCGCGAGCGCAAAAGATCCTGTACTTAGCCGCTGATAGTGTCCGGTCTTTACCTTTGGAATTGTTACACCGAACAGCCAACGTCGTTGCTGCTTATCATAATGATGCTGCAGGCAAAGAAACTTACTTGGTAATTCGCAAAGTTTTACCACACACAACCAGGCTCAAACCAAAAACTAAGGATTGGAACGAACAGTTGATTGATTTTATGCTGTAG
- a CDS encoding TniQ family protein, protein MSNTQKLLRRPRPYPDESLAGYIIRLTENNYYHHPKLIFQISGLKTRGVYANVFIPEQDNLSLLSLLCETEENVLWSMTFPSVKYGQIKTENTIRVFGNVVSITSLSKSHVKLCPLCLQSEPYYRLIWDLLVVTVCPFHQCLLIDKCPYCYQDIKWSIPSVVQCTCGFDWREYSPKPLQSEQVALSLHIYKLCQIPGCDSIDNSKYLPTEHPVANLTFPSFLEILSSLQRFSQIYYIKQRFAPQEDLAQRLDTHYYLNRAFSLLNNWDSKFNILMSGYESYLESRYGEAYLFKRKIKDIILFFQLLFNCFHHTDCSFLRVVIEDSFWKLLSSLSIKTVRVSVRQPSQFNSFSVSLNKIQFFLKELANFLNLEKLTLAILFSLSEIDVYEDTIFFQMIYFPEVCDLTMISAGVT, encoded by the coding sequence ATGTCAAATACTCAAAAGCTTCTACGGAGACCTCGCCCCTATCCAGATGAAAGTTTAGCGGGTTATATCATCCGGCTTACTGAAAATAACTATTATCATCATCCTAAGTTAATTTTTCAAATATCAGGTTTGAAGACCAGAGGAGTATATGCAAATGTATTCATTCCCGAACAAGATAATTTATCTTTACTTAGTCTCTTATGCGAAACCGAAGAAAATGTTTTATGGTCAATGACATTTCCTTCAGTCAAATATGGTCAGATAAAAACTGAGAATACTATTAGGGTTTTTGGAAATGTAGTTTCCATTACTAGTTTAAGCAAATCTCATGTTAAGTTATGTCCCCTGTGTTTACAATCCGAACCTTATTATCGATTAATTTGGGATTTATTGGTTGTTACGGTCTGTCCATTCCATCAATGTTTGCTAATTGATAAATGTCCCTACTGCTACCAAGATATTAAGTGGTCTATACCTTCAGTTGTTCAATGCACGTGTGGATTTGATTGGCGTGAATATTCCCCAAAACCTCTTCAGAGCGAGCAAGTTGCCCTATCACTTCATATATATAAACTTTGTCAAATACCTGGTTGTGATTCAATCGATAATAGTAAGTACTTACCGACTGAGCATCCAGTTGCTAATTTAACTTTTCCCTCGTTCCTAGAAATTTTATCTTCTCTGCAAAGATTTTCTCAAATTTATTATATCAAGCAACGTTTTGCTCCTCAAGAAGATTTAGCTCAGCGGCTAGATACTCACTATTATCTCAATAGGGCTTTTTCTTTACTAAATAATTGGGATTCAAAATTTAATATCTTAATGTCGGGCTATGAATCTTATCTAGAGTCTCGATATGGTGAAGCTTATCTATTTAAGCGGAAGATTAAAGATATTATACTTTTCTTTCAACTTCTGTTCAATTGTTTTCATCATACAGACTGTAGTTTTCTGCGAGTTGTTATCGAAGATTCTTTTTGGAAACTTCTCTCAAGTTTGTCTATTAAAACTGTCCGGGTATCTGTCCGTCAACCCTCTCAGTTTAATTCATTCTCTGTGTCTCTAAACAAAATCCAGTTTTTTTTAAAAGAGTTAGCAAATTTTTTGAATTTAGAAAAATTGACTTTAGCTATACTTTTTTCTCTAAGCGAGATTGATGTATATGAGGACACTATTTTCTTTCAAATGATTTATTTCCCTGAAGTTTGCGATCTGACTATGATTTCGGCTGGCGTTACTTAG
- a CDS encoding Mu transposase C-terminal domain-containing protein, with protein MTRIQFKKGLHLVWHGRELVIDECMSGGEIQLKDQLTNRVSKVKAVTLIQALFQGELEFLELNAPEKNHQNNRLGYINVDFTQISAELRETAKRRYKYVERVLSCTPRKLTNSQLEPIISEVSKEIEDSHPPSRVTLYRWLKNYLASGQDIRSLIPNMSAKGNREVRVHPEVRKIINNAIDSVYLKTEQARVSDVYNRVTIELNQCNRLREAVGQEKLELPNISTIYRTIYKLDSYEKASCRYGKRIASQLYDPVQLGPRPTRPLERVEIDHTKLPLFVVDTEHRLPIGTPWLTSIVDKYSGVTLGYYASFEPPSYLSVMQCLLHAVRPKNYLHSQYPSIENSWDTYGLPEVIVVDNAPEFYSSHFEDACLQLGIVVQYSPPKMPWYKSAIERYFGAINTQLLGDKPGKNFSRLLQAYDYDPLKNAVVSFEALQEILQIFIVDIHNQSSHPELKAPRSKVWSQAVLEFPPALPPSGQELRVLIGNRTTRLLTRRGIEFEGLIYNSWELAQLRSSMKKSEKSLIKYDPTDISKIFVFNSNTNQFLEVKALSQEYTSGLSLWQHKVIKQLARIEAEKVDIVALALAKEKIQKIVEREWKTSKKGKTRTDMARWKGIGREEFQRNDQEFSQEQQSDFAISQSVNNSQIINSSNLKPDIAGISDIGSAFNYEPSPESTESEAVSSPLADNNNLSEMSQNLRGTKPKRKPKNSVSKKSATEVNKKVTVTEQQTEEWQPDLSGWDISIGLPK; from the coding sequence ATGACCAGAATCCAATTTAAAAAAGGTCTGCACTTAGTATGGCATGGTCGCGAGTTAGTGATTGATGAGTGTATGTCTGGTGGAGAAATCCAACTAAAAGACCAGCTGACTAATAGAGTGTCAAAAGTCAAAGCAGTTACCTTAATTCAAGCACTTTTTCAAGGAGAGCTTGAATTTCTGGAATTGAATGCCCCAGAAAAAAATCATCAAAATAATCGATTGGGATACATTAATGTAGATTTTACGCAAATCAGTGCCGAATTAAGAGAGACAGCTAAAAGAAGATATAAGTATGTAGAAAGAGTTTTGTCATGTACACCAAGAAAGCTAACGAATAGTCAATTAGAACCGATTATTTCAGAGGTGTCAAAAGAAATAGAAGATAGTCATCCTCCCTCAAGAGTGACGCTGTATCGTTGGCTAAAAAATTACTTGGCATCAGGGCAAGATATTCGTTCACTCATTCCCAACATGAGCGCCAAAGGCAATCGCGAAGTGAGAGTTCACCCAGAAGTCAGAAAAATTATCAATAATGCTATTGATAGCGTGTATTTGAAAACAGAACAAGCAAGAGTATCTGATGTTTATAATCGAGTCACTATTGAACTTAATCAGTGCAATCGGCTGCGAGAGGCAGTTGGTCAAGAAAAATTGGAGCTACCTAATATTTCTACTATCTATCGCACCATCTACAAATTAGATAGCTATGAGAAAGCATCATGTCGCTATGGAAAAAGAATAGCCTCTCAATTATATGACCCAGTACAGTTAGGTCCACGTCCTACTCGCCCTCTGGAAAGAGTAGAAATAGACCACACAAAATTGCCATTGTTTGTAGTAGATACAGAACATCGACTCCCCATTGGCACTCCTTGGTTAACCTCTATTGTGGATAAGTATTCAGGAGTAACGTTAGGTTATTACGCTTCTTTTGAACCGCCAAGTTATTTATCGGTGATGCAATGCCTGCTACATGCTGTCCGCCCCAAAAATTACCTGCACTCACAGTACCCAAGCATAGAAAATAGTTGGGACACTTACGGGCTACCGGAGGTCATTGTAGTTGATAATGCTCCGGAGTTTTACAGCAGCCACTTTGAAGATGCTTGCCTTCAGTTAGGAATAGTCGTCCAATACTCTCCGCCTAAGATGCCCTGGTATAAGAGTGCTATAGAAAGGTACTTTGGGGCAATAAATACTCAATTGCTGGGTGATAAACCAGGTAAAAACTTTTCTCGCCTTTTGCAAGCGTATGATTATGACCCTCTCAAGAATGCAGTGGTTTCTTTTGAAGCTTTACAAGAAATTTTACAGATTTTCATTGTTGATATTCATAACCAAAGTTCCCATCCAGAACTCAAGGCTCCTCGCTCAAAAGTGTGGTCACAAGCCGTTTTAGAATTTCCGCCTGCTTTACCACCATCAGGTCAAGAACTACGGGTTTTAATCGGTAATAGAACAACCCGTCTTCTGACTAGAAGAGGGATAGAATTTGAAGGTCTTATCTACAACAGTTGGGAACTAGCACAATTACGTTCTTCAATGAAGAAGTCAGAAAAGAGTTTGATTAAGTATGACCCGACTGATATATCTAAAATCTTCGTTTTCAACTCTAATACCAATCAGTTCCTGGAGGTGAAAGCACTGTCACAGGAATATACTTCAGGATTAAGTCTTTGGCAACATAAAGTTATCAAGCAACTTGCACGAATTGAAGCAGAGAAAGTAGACATAGTGGCTTTAGCCCTAGCTAAAGAGAAAATTCAAAAAATTGTTGAGCGGGAATGGAAGACATCGAAAAAAGGGAAAACTCGTACCGATATGGCGAGGTGGAAGGGTATAGGACGTGAGGAATTTCAGAGAAACGACCAAGAATTCTCTCAAGAACAGCAGAGCGATTTTGCTATTAGCCAGAGCGTAAATAATTCCCAAATCATTAATTCTTCTAATTTGAAGCCAGATATAGCGGGTATATCTGACATTGGTAGTGCCTTCAACTATGAGCCATCACCAGAATCTACTGAAAGTGAAGCTGTGTCAAGTCCCCTAGCTGATAACAATAACCTATCTGAAATGAGTCAAAACTTGCGTGGGACTAAACCTAAAAGAAAGCCCAAAAATTCTGTCTCTAAGAAATCAGCAACTGAGGTTAATAAAAAAGTGACTGTTACCGAGCAACAAACAGAAGAATGGCAACCAGATTTATCTGGATGGGATATCAGCATTGGATTACCAAAGTAA
- a CDS encoding IS1634 family transposase, giving the protein MSQIENAKIKNIDHLGIVAGLIDEIGIVEIINEKLGIDSREKIAAGIIVKAILINGLGFVSRPLYLFSQFFDDKAIEILLGENVKSDYINDDKIGRVMDKLYKYGLNNLFIEIVLSVIKKFKIELKYSHLDATSFHLHGEYKSEEIKEKEEGITRERPIIITKGYSRDHRPDLKQCVLDLITSGDGDIPLFMRTGDGNEADKVVFGKILVEFRKQIVFDSIMVCDSALYSQENLQLIQHLKWISRVPMTIKRAQELVQTVEIEEIDAKERERRGGLNLDGYTWKSQIVNYGGIQQNWLIVESQKRKDSDLKKLDKKLKKEKEKVEKLLNEIKKEEFETPEQARYKLKGINKKLKFNEIKEVKVFESQSKKNQTVYRMEGKITEKVEEIEIKRKEAGRFILATNLVGEEKLEPSEIIQAYKNQQSCERGFRFLKDPLFFADSFFVENPERIETMLFLMSLCLLVYNLGQRQLRNSLKRIKIGVKNQLGKLTMNPTLRWIFQCFQGIHFLNLDGISQIINLTSERHFILNCLPSSCQKYYFIS; this is encoded by the coding sequence ATGTCTCAAATCGAAAACGCAAAAATTAAAAATATCGATCATTTAGGAATAGTTGCCGGATTAATTGATGAAATAGGAATAGTCGAAATAATTAATGAGAAATTAGGAATAGACTCTCGTGAAAAAATTGCAGCCGGAATAATAGTTAAAGCGATTTTAATCAATGGATTAGGATTCGTTTCAAGACCTTTATATCTATTTAGCCAGTTTTTTGACGATAAAGCAATTGAGATATTATTAGGAGAAAATGTAAAAAGTGATTATATCAATGATGATAAAATTGGTAGAGTTATGGATAAACTATACAAATATGGATTGAATAATCTCTTCATAGAAATTGTTTTGTCAGTGATTAAAAAATTTAAGATAGAGCTAAAATATTCCCATTTGGACGCAACATCATTTCATCTACATGGAGAATATAAAAGTGAAGAAATCAAAGAAAAAGAAGAGGGAATAACCAGAGAAAGACCGATAATTATAACTAAAGGATATTCTCGTGACCATAGACCAGATTTAAAGCAATGTGTTTTAGATTTAATAACGAGTGGTGATGGGGATATACCATTATTCATGAGAACGGGAGATGGAAATGAAGCTGATAAGGTAGTATTTGGAAAAATCTTAGTAGAGTTTAGAAAACAAATAGTTTTTGACAGTATTATGGTTTGTGATAGTGCATTATATAGCCAAGAAAATCTCCAATTAATTCAGCATCTAAAATGGATAAGTCGTGTACCGATGACAATTAAGAGAGCGCAGGAATTAGTTCAAACTGTAGAGATAGAAGAGATAGATGCAAAAGAAAGAGAGAGAAGAGGGGGCTTAAACTTAGATGGATATACATGGAAGTCACAAATAGTAAATTATGGTGGAATTCAACAAAATTGGCTGATAGTAGAAAGTCAAAAAAGAAAAGATAGTGATTTAAAAAAGCTAGATAAAAAACTAAAAAAAGAAAAAGAAAAGGTTGAGAAACTACTCAATGAAATAAAAAAGGAAGAGTTTGAAACTCCAGAGCAAGCCAGATATAAACTAAAAGGAATAAACAAAAAGCTGAAATTTAATGAAATTAAAGAAGTGAAAGTTTTTGAAAGCCAGTCAAAAAAGAATCAGACTGTTTATAGAATGGAAGGAAAAATAACTGAAAAAGTAGAAGAAATAGAAATAAAAAGAAAAGAAGCTGGAAGATTTATTTTAGCGACTAATTTAGTTGGTGAAGAGAAGTTAGAACCCTCAGAAATTATTCAAGCTTATAAAAACCAACAGTCTTGTGAAAGAGGTTTTAGGTTTTTAAAAGATCCTTTGTTTTTTGCTGATAGCTTCTTCGTTGAAAACCCAGAGCGAATCGAGACCATGTTATTTTTAATGTCCTTGTGCTTGTTAGTTTATAATCTTGGTCAAAGGCAACTAAGGAATAGTTTAAAGAGAATCAAAATCGGAGTCAAGAATCAATTAGGTAAGTTAACCATGAATCCGACATTAAGATGGATATTTCAATGCTTTCAAGGTATTCATTTTTTAAATTTAGATGGCATTAGTCAAATTATTAATTTAACTTCAGAACGTCATTTTATTTTGAATTGTCTACCATCATCTTGTCAAAAATATTATTTTATTTCTTAA
- a CDS encoding Uma2 family endonuclease has translation MTVTITPTQSLGEFLQIPETKPSLEYINGKIVQKPMPKGKHSRLQLRLCNCINENTENQKIAYAFPELRCSFGTRSIVPDIAVFKWSRIPFDADGEVPNDFLLYPDWTIEILSPEQSSNRVTGNILYCLQHGCQLGWLIDPADRSILVFRRGQQPELLVGSDRLSVLENIDLDITVDTIFGWLKMSGN, from the coding sequence ATGACAGTTACAATTACCCCAACACAGAGCTTGGGAGAATTTCTTCAGATCCCAGAAACAAAGCCAAGCCTAGAATACATCAACGGCAAGATTGTACAAAAGCCAATGCCGAAAGGAAAACACAGCCGCTTACAGTTAAGGCTTTGCAATTGTATCAACGAGAACACAGAAAACCAGAAAATTGCTTATGCCTTCCCAGAATTGCGTTGTAGCTTTGGCACGCGCTCCATTGTACCTGATATAGCAGTTTTCAAATGGTCAAGAATTCCCTTTGATGCCGATGGGGAAGTTCCCAATGATTTTTTATTGTACCCAGATTGGACAATTGAAATCCTCTCCCCAGAACAAAGTTCAAATCGGGTAACTGGGAATATTCTTTATTGCTTACAACATGGTTGTCAGCTAGGATGGTTAATCGATCCAGCAGATCGGTCTATTTTAGTCTTTCGACGCGGTCAACAACCAGAATTGTTAGTAGGTAGCGATCGCTTGTCAGTATTAGAGAATATCGACCTAGACATAACAGTAGATACGATTTTTGGTTGGCTAAAGATGTCCGGTAATTAA
- a CDS encoding tyrosine-type recombinase/integrase has product MQPANNPFLSSSDRNLLEEWLALKRNKNTRREYGKELRKFFQALCNCSPTPELVTQFLQMDRHSAATLVLKYKADLIDKELKEATVNRAIAAIKSLVSYAYEVGKCDWTLTDIKSEKVKSYRDTTGIAPDAFRKMLAVPDITSLKGKRDYALLRLLWANALRREEVSRCNIEDLDLEQRTLSILGKGRGTQKESIDLQPKTCKAIQDWLLVRKELDVKQPLFVSLRPNYGHRLTGDAIRKIVVGIAKEAGISKTISPHKIRHSSVTAALDATGGDVRSVQKLSRHSNLNTLMIYDDNRAKAQGKITGLLEDLV; this is encoded by the coding sequence ATGCAACCAGCAAATAACCCCTTCCTTAGCAGCAGCGATCGCAACCTCCTAGAAGAATGGTTGGCACTCAAACGCAACAAGAACACCAGGCGAGAGTATGGTAAGGAATTGCGAAAGTTTTTCCAAGCCCTATGCAACTGCTCGCCAACTCCCGAGTTAGTGACTCAGTTCTTGCAGATGGACAGGCATTCGGCAGCCACCTTGGTTTTGAAGTACAAAGCAGACCTGATTGACAAGGAGTTGAAAGAAGCAACGGTCAATCGTGCGATCGCAGCAATTAAATCCTTGGTCAGTTATGCTTATGAAGTGGGAAAGTGCGATTGGACTTTAACCGATATTAAAAGTGAGAAAGTCAAATCCTACCGAGATACGACAGGTATTGCTCCCGATGCTTTTAGAAAAATGCTAGCCGTACCAGACATCACGTCCCTTAAAGGCAAACGCGATTATGCTTTGCTGAGATTGTTATGGGCGAATGCGCTGCGACGAGAAGAAGTGTCGCGATGTAATATTGAGGATTTAGATTTGGAGCAAAGAACTTTGAGCATCTTGGGGAAGGGTCGGGGAACTCAGAAAGAAAGCATCGACTTACAACCCAAAACTTGTAAAGCCATTCAAGATTGGTTATTGGTGAGGAAGGAACTAGATGTGAAGCAACCGTTGTTTGTCTCGTTGCGACCAAACTACGGGCACCGTCTTACGGGAGATGCCATCCGAAAAATTGTGGTTGGCATTGCGAAGGAAGCGGGAATTTCTAAAACCATTAGTCCCCACAAAATCAGACACTCGTCGGTGACAGCAGCACTGGATGCTACTGGGGGAGATGTGAGAAGCGTACAAAAGTTATCGCGTCATAGCAATCTCAACACCTTAATGATTTACGATGACAACCGCGCTAAGGCACAGGGGAAAATCACTGGGTTGTTGGAGGATTTGGTTTGA
- a CDS encoding ATP-binding protein — protein sequence MGDLTNTTRETASLSSPPVVSPDFSQALRRYSQNPKSFQSTKSIILIIKLNSMFDINWGLIRSGSTFEDLICSLIRLKDHEARLYVRPGKDYAQDARSGDGLTIYQMKFHQKESTSSAIADAKKEVEKIAKYLETPGKSQEIWQGVKKWILVSNVAFNSSNDLKWNKEIKPLFACLGLEASYWEKSKIEIQLHQYPDLKQAYFGGETRVFLGIAEAREQVQQSQGFHHPHALNARYQGREKELGQYKNFINDANKKILVIHGAGGIGKTRFLLEGAETQALPEGWQVLWANVATMTNTSSWFMGLIPERPTLLLIDEPDDATVLQTLVEQISGGRARTWKVAIAVRSPNDKVLNYLQGIRKRQIVEELPLAPLEESAAVAFCQELLEFGSLQTQKANWKIEAATWIAQHYDYPIWMAIAIKLLESKGNLETMPQEVEGLASEYLEEIIPQQQNLPHDQIQNLLRWIALFDTVNREDPAVMDWIQTKAGCKNSTDLKRCLDKLITYNIIFERGARDHLLKMKPDVLADYILQDWLIYNPDSALHYEAQKTTWLFVNIK from the coding sequence ATGGGAGATTTAACCAACACAACACGAGAAACTGCATCACTTTCAAGTCCGCCAGTGGTTAGCCCGGATTTCTCACAAGCGTTGCGTCGCTATTCCCAAAATCCTAAAAGTTTTCAGTCTACTAAAAGTATAATACTTATTATTAAGCTAAATTCTATGTTTGATATTAACTGGGGACTAATTAGAAGCGGTTCTACATTTGAAGATTTGATTTGCTCGCTCATCCGTCTTAAGGATCATGAAGCTCGTCTTTACGTCCGCCCTGGAAAAGATTATGCCCAGGATGCACGTTCAGGAGATGGACTTACTATTTACCAAATGAAGTTTCATCAAAAAGAGTCTACCTCTTCAGCTATTGCAGATGCCAAAAAAGAAGTTGAGAAAATTGCTAAATATTTAGAAACACCTGGTAAATCACAAGAAATTTGGCAGGGAGTAAAAAAATGGATATTGGTAAGTAATGTTGCATTTAATTCAAGTAACGATTTGAAATGGAATAAAGAGATTAAGCCGCTATTCGCCTGCTTGGGATTGGAAGCATCTTATTGGGAGAAATCAAAAATTGAAATACAGCTGCATCAGTATCCCGATCTAAAGCAAGCTTATTTTGGTGGAGAAACGCGAGTTTTCTTGGGAATTGCTGAAGCACGTGAACAGGTGCAACAATCGCAAGGATTCCATCATCCTCATGCCCTAAATGCTCGTTATCAGGGGCGAGAAAAAGAATTAGGGCAATACAAAAATTTTATAAATGATGCTAATAAGAAAATTCTTGTAATTCATGGAGCAGGGGGCATTGGTAAAACTCGATTTCTTCTGGAAGGCGCGGAAACTCAGGCTTTGCCAGAGGGATGGCAGGTACTTTGGGCAAATGTGGCAACGATGACAAACACCAGTTCATGGTTTATGGGTTTAATTCCCGAACGTCCTACGTTGCTTTTGATTGATGAACCTGATGATGCGACCGTGCTACAGACTCTAGTGGAGCAAATTTCTGGCGGTCGTGCTAGGACTTGGAAAGTTGCTATTGCTGTTCGCTCTCCTAACGATAAGGTTTTGAACTATCTTCAGGGAATACGGAAGCGCCAGATAGTTGAAGAGTTGCCGTTAGCACCTTTAGAAGAAAGTGCAGCAGTAGCTTTCTGTCAAGAACTCCTGGAATTTGGCTCTCTGCAAACACAGAAAGCCAATTGGAAAATAGAAGCTGCTACCTGGATTGCTCAACATTATGACTATCCAATCTGGATGGCGATCGCTATTAAATTACTGGAGAGCAAAGGCAATCTTGAAACAATGCCGCAAGAGGTAGAGGGGTTAGCATCTGAATATTTAGAAGAAATTATTCCACAGCAACAGAATCTTCCCCATGACCAAATCCAGAATCTTTTACGGTGGATAGCATTGTTTGATACCGTCAATCGAGAAGATCCTGCGGTAATGGACTGGATTCAAACAAAGGCTGGATGTAAAAATTCCACAGATCTTAAGCGATGTTTAGATAAATTAATCACCTACAACATTATTTTTGAGCGAGGAGCACGTGACCATTTATTAAAAATGAAACCAGATGTTTTAGCAGATTATATTTTGCAAGATTGGTTAATTTACAACCCAGACTCCGCACTTCATTATGAAGCACAAAAAACTACATGGTTGTTCGTAAATATAAAGTAA
- a CDS encoding TnsA endonuclease N-terminal domain-containing protein: MNTVVWWESQIERDYIYLLEIDPEVVSYQEQPLTITYTMEGKVRKYTPDFLVNQLQKTLLVEVKPDEKAHSKKNFHLFRHIAPIAKTHNMEFVVVTEKMIRVQPKLNNIKLLYKYARVTLSLSNYLNVREYFHANQSVLMKDAQLSLKAKGITVNMLLRLLWSGCLVTDMMQPINGESLIQMLANDCNWERLINQ; encoded by the coding sequence ATGAACACCGTTGTCTGGTGGGAGTCGCAAATTGAAAGGGACTACATATATCTGCTGGAAATCGACCCAGAGGTGGTGTCATACCAGGAACAACCCTTGACAATTACCTACACAATGGAAGGTAAGGTAAGGAAATATACACCCGATTTTTTGGTCAATCAACTCCAAAAAACGCTGCTTGTGGAGGTTAAACCAGATGAAAAAGCACACTCAAAGAAAAATTTCCACCTATTTCGGCATATCGCTCCTATCGCAAAAACCCACAATATGGAGTTTGTTGTGGTAACGGAGAAGATGATTAGAGTACAACCAAAATTAAATAACATCAAACTCCTCTACAAGTATGCAAGAGTGACGCTATCGCTGTCTAACTATTTGAATGTGAGGGAATATTTTCACGCCAATCAGTCCGTGTTAATGAAAGATGCACAACTGTCGTTGAAAGCAAAAGGAATCACTGTGAATATGTTGTTGCGATTGCTGTGGAGTGGTTGTCTCGTCACAGACATGATGCAACCGATAAACGGGGAAAGTTTGATTCAAATGTTAGCGAATGATTGTAATTGGGAGCGCCTAATAAACCAATGA
- a CDS encoding TniB family NTP-binding protein, with translation MGYQHWITKVTGGFMLTDKKVFEEKTFSERLYIANNIYIMYPRFKEILSAIDDCHHLSDLKDEPECLFLKGETGTGKTTILKSYCQNYPRRETSTGSVVPVLSVTIPSPATVKSVVTKLLWELGDPAYDKGTTGNQTIRLIGLMKDCGVELVFLDEFQHFIDRDSAKVLKTVSDWLKALILDTKVPMILIGLPEAEAVFQFNCQLSRRFANRHNLLPFSWSDSGKEFRTFLHAVESQLPLSEVSDLASEEMAIRFYYASDGIIAYVMKLIRYGIHLALKNSQEKLDLNVLALAYEKSVKADKPQKKNPFLTDEFLLDFKSKEFSQDSGEFLGATNQRIKPRQKAQTASDVLHR, from the coding sequence ATGGGATATCAGCATTGGATTACCAAAGTAACGGGAGGTTTTATGCTTACGGATAAAAAGGTTTTTGAAGAAAAGACGTTCTCCGAAAGGCTATACATTGCCAATAACATCTATATCATGTATCCTCGATTTAAAGAAATTTTATCGGCGATAGATGATTGTCATCATTTGTCGGATCTTAAAGATGAGCCAGAATGTTTATTTTTGAAAGGGGAAACTGGAACTGGTAAAACCACGATTCTGAAAAGTTATTGTCAGAACTACCCTCGAAGGGAAACATCTACTGGGAGTGTTGTTCCCGTACTGTCTGTAACAATTCCTTCTCCGGCGACAGTCAAAAGTGTTGTCACTAAGCTTCTTTGGGAGTTGGGAGATCCTGCTTATGATAAAGGAACAACGGGAAATCAAACAATCAGACTGATTGGGTTAATGAAAGATTGTGGGGTTGAACTAGTTTTTTTGGATGAATTTCAACATTTTATCGACCGGGATTCAGCCAAAGTTCTTAAAACTGTATCGGACTGGTTAAAAGCTTTAATCTTGGACACGAAAGTTCCAATGATTTTAATTGGATTGCCAGAAGCAGAAGCGGTTTTTCAATTTAATTGTCAACTCAGCCGGAGATTTGCTAATAGGCATAATCTTCTTCCTTTTTCCTGGTCTGATTCTGGAAAAGAATTTCGCACCTTTCTACATGCAGTAGAGTCGCAACTTCCTTTGAGTGAGGTGTCTGATTTAGCCAGTGAAGAAATGGCTATACGTTTCTACTATGCCTCTGACGGTATCATTGCTTATGTCATGAAGCTGATTCGTTATGGAATACATTTAGCACTTAAGAATAGTCAAGAAAAACTGGACTTAAATGTATTAGCTCTAGCCTATGAAAAGTCTGTTAAGGCTGATAAGCCACAGAAGAAAAATCCTTTCTTAACTGATGAATTTCTTTTAGATTTCAAGTCCAAGGAATTCTCTCAAGATTCGGGAGAGTTTCTCGGGGCTACTAACCAAAGAATCAAGCCGCGTCAAAAAGCTCAAACAGCATCTGATGTTTTACACAGATAA